In Paenibacillus guangzhouensis, a single window of DNA contains:
- a CDS encoding magnesium transporter MgtE N-terminal domain-containing protein produces MKEADIEKSSYSGFERFLFFVTPIIFTIVLLFVLLALFNFPVRNTILEIAQKIPIVNQFVPEPSSKTAVQGGTDTNAKNDNLEKKIEELNQLLAAKDAELKKSTALIDQKDQEITTLKDNVAQTEQKFEEKKQTDEAYQAQITGLANMYAKMQPSKAAPVMESLTLDEQVLVLQAMKPNDRIKILEKMTPKAAADASILLKDAQPSENLAIAAVQARLNKLKNEEKNKVKDKLDNVQLTQTFRNMTPKSAASLILETAKISEDKALLILKSIDDSTRSQILSAMTENKDTKSNKDTAAIAAKLLSKIMPAK; encoded by the coding sequence TTGAAAGAAGCGGATATCGAGAAAAGTTCATACAGTGGGTTTGAACGATTTTTGTTTTTTGTGACACCCATCATTTTTACAATTGTATTGTTATTCGTGTTGCTGGCGTTATTCAATTTCCCAGTTCGTAATACGATCCTTGAGATTGCTCAGAAAATCCCGATTGTTAACCAGTTCGTACCTGAACCGTCATCCAAGACGGCGGTTCAAGGGGGAACAGACACGAACGCGAAGAATGACAATTTAGAGAAAAAAATCGAAGAATTGAATCAATTGCTAGCTGCCAAGGACGCAGAATTGAAGAAATCAACGGCATTAATTGATCAGAAGGATCAAGAGATTACGACATTGAAAGATAACGTCGCTCAGACAGAACAGAAGTTTGAAGAGAAGAAACAAACCGACGAAGCCTATCAAGCTCAGATTACGGGTCTAGCGAACATGTATGCGAAGATGCAGCCTTCCAAGGCAGCACCTGTCATGGAAAGCTTGACGCTCGACGAGCAAGTGCTGGTGCTCCAAGCGATGAAACCAAATGATCGTATTAAAATTCTAGAGAAAATGACACCGAAAGCCGCGGCGGATGCATCGATTCTATTGAAAGATGCACAACCATCCGAGAATCTGGCGATCGCAGCAGTACAAGCGAGATTGAACAAACTTAAAAACGAGGAGAAGAACAAAGTCAAAGACAAGCTGGACAACGTTCAGTTGACTCAGACGTTCCGGAACATGACGCCTAAAAGCGCAGCTTCCCTCATTCTAGAAACCGCTAAAATTAGCGAGGACAAAGCATTGCTTATCCTCAAATCGATCGATGATTCGACGAGATCCCAGATCTTATCGGCCATGACAGAGAATAAAGACACAAAATCGAATAAAGATACGGCGGCCATTGCTGCTAAGCTATTATCCAAAATCATGCCAGCCAAGTAA
- a CDS encoding flagellar hook-length control protein FliK: MEMMIQSTSASISAKSTNVSATKSAPSMDKSGNTFGQVLGQSMNGQEAASGTGNTAPVNVQSLIKSALATDSTGEISTDQLIEALIASLQQSDGEIENNPDLLSQLQEWIKLADELLAVLANPQLIVQEPLNNTAEIDLAADPATLRFAVQDRLVQLVTLVKTEGAAEMQPAALMNKSTSAEFLQTLQSMLGEMTEQSNDTTAPKPTNAARQATQLIQALQAILNKGNAVNTDAVKTMELLSARPMQPTAIVGNLVKVSSENQTTLQQAQSTLNSSGDQLGTNAASDTDASPIVTAGQMALRAHDTTVLRPAAPVIQAQNFAPEMSQFIKQLDIAKFNGVSEAKIILFPEHLGQVDIRITVQNGHIVAQFMTEHAAAKDMLDTQMAQLRTALQSQGLQVEKLEVTQNQNLHSQMFHDGRQSNRGQAQAEQQKNQAAGQEDGSIGQLQSNLQEEQAIRLNGLSRGSSFHATV; the protein is encoded by the coding sequence ATGGAAATGATGATTCAATCTACATCAGCTTCGATCAGTGCGAAATCGACGAATGTTTCGGCGACCAAGAGCGCGCCTAGCATGGATAAATCGGGTAATACCTTCGGACAAGTGCTTGGACAATCGATGAATGGACAAGAGGCAGCAAGTGGTACCGGGAACACGGCACCAGTAAACGTACAATCTTTGATAAAAAGTGCATTGGCGACAGATTCTACGGGAGAAATCAGTACTGATCAGCTGATTGAAGCACTTATCGCTTCACTGCAACAATCGGACGGGGAGATTGAGAATAATCCCGATCTATTGAGTCAATTGCAAGAATGGATTAAGTTGGCCGACGAGCTTCTAGCCGTTCTCGCTAACCCTCAACTAATTGTACAGGAGCCATTGAATAACACAGCTGAAATCGATTTGGCTGCTGACCCAGCAACATTGCGTTTTGCGGTTCAAGATAGGCTCGTCCAGCTCGTCACCCTTGTCAAGACAGAGGGAGCAGCAGAGATGCAACCAGCAGCGCTCATGAACAAGTCGACGAGTGCGGAATTCTTACAAACATTGCAGTCGATGTTAGGTGAGATGACAGAGCAATCGAACGACACGACAGCGCCGAAACCAACGAATGCAGCTCGTCAAGCTACACAGTTGATTCAAGCGCTGCAAGCGATCTTGAACAAAGGGAACGCAGTGAATACGGATGCGGTTAAGACGATGGAGCTTCTGTCAGCTCGTCCTATGCAACCGACAGCGATCGTAGGAAATCTTGTGAAGGTTTCATCCGAGAATCAAACAACATTACAACAAGCACAATCAACTTTGAATTCTTCAGGTGATCAATTAGGAACGAATGCAGCATCTGACACAGATGCGTCACCGATTGTCACTGCTGGTCAGATGGCACTACGTGCTCATGATACAACGGTACTTCGGCCTGCGGCTCCTGTGATCCAAGCGCAGAACTTTGCACCTGAGATGAGCCAGTTCATTAAACAATTGGATATTGCGAAATTCAATGGCGTTTCGGAAGCTAAGATCATTCTGTTCCCTGAACATCTTGGTCAAGTGGACATTCGTATTACAGTTCAGAATGGTCACATTGTCGCACAGTTTATGACGGAACATGCAGCAGCCAAAGATATGTTGGATACACAGATGGCTCAGCTCCGTACTGCGCTTCAATCTCAGGGCTTACAAGTTGAGAAGCTTGAAGTAACACAGAACCAGAACCTTCACTCCCAAATGTTCCATGATGGACGTCAGTCGAATCGTGGACAAGCACAAGCGGAGCAGCAGAAGAATCAAGCAGCAGGTCAAGAAGATGGTTCGATCGGTCAATTACAATCGAATCTGCAAGAGGAACAAGCGATACGCCTGAATGGGCTAAGTCGAGGCAGTTCCTTCCATGCAACGGTGTAG
- a CDS encoding flagellar hook capping FlgD N-terminal domain-containing protein, whose translation MAKDVVSTSNMWPNYSPTNVAAAAKKEKSSLGKDDFFKILITQMTNQDPTQPLNDREMIAQMAQFSSVEQLMNINKLLTSMQQSLGSSSGLIGKQISWKTEGDKPEIKSGIVESIIIREGVQYAKVGSDEILLSKIDKIENPADKTPPTDETKPEQPKPDQPKPDVPTNGNSDQPEADKPSNPTGASES comes from the coding sequence ATGGCAAAAGATGTGGTCTCAACCTCGAATATGTGGCCGAACTATAGTCCAACGAATGTGGCGGCAGCAGCGAAGAAGGAGAAGAGCTCCCTCGGGAAGGATGATTTCTTCAAAATCTTGATTACGCAAATGACGAATCAGGATCCGACGCAGCCGCTCAATGACCGTGAGATGATCGCCCAGATGGCTCAGTTCTCCTCGGTAGAACAATTAATGAACATTAATAAGCTGCTGACATCGATGCAGCAATCCCTTGGCTCTTCATCAGGTTTGATTGGGAAGCAGATCAGCTGGAAGACCGAAGGCGATAAACCGGAGATCAAATCAGGTATCGTGGAATCTATCATTATCCGTGAAGGCGTACAATACGCCAAAGTTGGGTCTGATGAAATCCTGCTAAGCAAGATTGATAAGATTGAGAATCCTGCAGATAAGACACCTCCAACGGATGAAACGAAGCCAGAACAGCCAAAACCTGACCAACCGAAGCCTGATGTACCTACGAATGGCAACAGTGATCAACCTGAGGCGGACAAGCCTTCGAATCCAACTGGGGCTAGCGAATCATGA
- a CDS encoding TIGR02530 family flagellar biosynthesis protein — MTDRMTVGQFYTGKIAPAGVRPQTGRPSNVNDGSFEEILQSNFVRFSQHAEMRLRQRGIQMGPEQLSKLETAIDKAAAKGAKESLVLLPDTALIVNIKNRMVVTAMDQSSMKDHVFTQIDSAIVLT; from the coding sequence ATGACGGATCGGATGACGGTTGGCCAGTTTTATACTGGCAAAATTGCTCCTGCTGGGGTTAGGCCACAAACAGGACGCCCATCAAACGTCAATGATGGAAGCTTTGAAGAGATCCTTCAAAGTAATTTTGTAAGGTTCAGCCAGCATGCCGAAATGCGTCTGCGCCAAAGAGGGATTCAAATGGGCCCAGAGCAGTTATCGAAGTTAGAGACAGCGATCGATAAGGCAGCGGCTAAAGGGGCGAAGGAATCACTCGTTCTCTTGCCAGATACGGCTCTGATTGTGAACATTAAGAATCGAATGGTTGTAACGGCAATGGACCAATCATCCATGAAGGACCATGTGTTCACACAAATTGATAGTGCAATCGTTCTGACATAA
- the flgG gene encoding flagellar basal body rod protein FlgG, protein MLRSMYSGVSGMRGFQTKLDVIGNNIANVNTVGFKSGRVMFKDIMSQTVGGASAPNDAGQGGINPKQIGLGVTVGSIDTIHLGGSAMTTNQPLDLRIDGDGFFAVQLGDDQEQPFLTRAGNFHIDANRNIVTGDGMRVVASGGGPIEPLEDTVTGLTIAQDGTLMLAMNDGTIQQGPKIGIVKVVNPEGLEKIGGNLYRMTANANPDGALEVVDANSTEAGTGAIISGQLEMSNVELTAEFTEMIVAQRGFQANSRIITTSDEVLQEVVNLKR, encoded by the coding sequence ATGCTAAGATCGATGTATTCTGGAGTATCCGGTATGCGCGGATTTCAGACGAAACTTGATGTCATCGGTAACAACATTGCGAACGTGAATACGGTTGGATTTAAATCAGGCCGTGTCATGTTTAAAGATATTATGAGTCAAACGGTTGGCGGCGCATCTGCTCCGAACGATGCAGGTCAAGGCGGTATCAACCCGAAACAAATCGGCCTTGGGGTAACCGTTGGTTCGATCGATACGATCCATCTTGGCGGAAGCGCGATGACAACGAACCAGCCGCTTGACCTCCGCATTGACGGCGATGGATTCTTTGCTGTTCAGCTTGGAGATGATCAAGAACAGCCATTTTTGACGCGTGCAGGTAATTTCCATATTGATGCGAATCGCAACATTGTGACAGGAGACGGGATGAGAGTCGTTGCATCCGGCGGTGGTCCGATTGAACCTTTAGAAGACACTGTTACAGGACTTACGATAGCGCAAGATGGAACGCTGATGCTAGCGATGAATGACGGAACCATTCAACAAGGACCGAAGATTGGTATCGTTAAGGTTGTCAATCCAGAGGGTCTTGAGAAAATCGGCGGGAACCTGTATCGCATGACAGCGAATGCGAATCCGGATGGTGCGCTCGAAGTTGTTGATGCGAACAGCACGGAAGCAGGAACGGGTGCAATTATTTCAGGACAATTAGAAATGTCCAACGTTGAATTGACAGCTGAATTCACGGAGATGATCGTTGCGCAGCGCGGTTTCCAAGCTAACTCCCGGATCATCACAACTTCGGACGAAGTTCTGCAAGAGGTTGTTAACTTGAAACGATAA
- a CDS encoding flagellar FlbD family protein, whose product MISLTRFNGSQVWINALLIESVEESPDTYITLVTGKKIIVLEKSADIIRLMKDYLSSIGVQGATIKFQQMEGQS is encoded by the coding sequence ATGATCTCACTTACGCGGTTCAACGGTTCCCAGGTATGGATTAACGCTTTACTTATAGAGAGTGTCGAAGAATCACCCGATACATATATTACGCTCGTCACAGGTAAGAAAATCATCGTACTGGAGAAGTCAGCTGATATCATTCGTTTGATGAAAGATTACCTAAGCAGTATTGGTGTGCAAGGCGCGACCATCAAGTTTCAGCAAATGGAGGGACAATCATGA
- a CDS encoding flagellar basal body-associated FliL family protein translates to MKRMLPWLITVLLAITLIIVAAFLLFNYWSKDANSSKVDSAISQVETKQLTADQIVEVSSQITDIKTNLADTGYVVMMGFSFQLDSKKTKEEFDKIKDITIKPIIIKTLADMQPTELNGAKGKDQLCAKLTNLINTALPNGKLINMGITDFIMTSI, encoded by the coding sequence ATGAAAAGAATGTTGCCATGGCTAATTACCGTCCTACTCGCCATCACATTAATTATTGTTGCAGCATTTCTCTTGTTCAATTACTGGTCTAAGGATGCGAACAGTTCGAAGGTAGACAGCGCCATTAGTCAGGTAGAGACAAAACAATTGACTGCGGATCAAATCGTTGAAGTGTCTTCTCAAATTACGGATATCAAGACGAACTTGGCTGATACAGGCTATGTCGTGATGATGGGCTTCTCTTTCCAACTTGATAGCAAGAAGACGAAAGAGGAATTCGATAAAATCAAAGATATCACTATTAAGCCGATTATCATTAAGACTTTGGCGGATATGCAGCCAACGGAGCTTAATGGTGCGAAAGGCAAAGATCAACTCTGTGCGAAGCTGACCAACCTAATCAACACTGCACTTCCTAATGGAAAGTTGATCAATATGGGGATTACTGATTTTATTATGACGTCCATATAA
- the fliM gene encoding flagellar motor switch protein FliM — protein sequence MVDVLSQNEIDALLAALSSGEMDAEELKKEESQKKIRSYDFKRAVRFSKDHIRSLTRIHENFARYLTTYFSAQLRTFVQINVVQVEQLPYDEFIRSIPKMTILNIFEAEPLEGRMVLEVHPNVAFAMVDRLLGGTGVAPSKISALTEIETMVMERIFSRAFDSLQEAWKTVIDIAPRLEALETNPQFMQIVSPNETIALISLSTKIGDTTGMINLCIPHVVIEPIMSRLSVHHWFVSQKKSRAPEEVEVLRQRVNKAKLPLIAELGNSQISIREFLSLSVGDVITLEKKVEEGLSIRVGEKLKFLGSPGVVKDRVAIQIDEIVSEGVEEFDE from the coding sequence TTGGTTGATGTATTGTCACAAAATGAGATCGATGCCTTGCTTGCGGCGTTATCTTCCGGCGAGATGGATGCAGAAGAACTGAAAAAGGAAGAATCGCAAAAGAAAATTAGATCTTACGATTTTAAGAGAGCAGTTCGTTTCTCCAAGGATCACATTCGAAGTTTGACACGAATACACGAGAATTTCGCTCGGTATTTGACGACGTATTTCTCAGCACAATTACGTACATTTGTGCAAATCAATGTCGTGCAAGTCGAACAATTGCCGTATGACGAGTTTATCCGATCAATCCCAAAAATGACGATTTTGAACATTTTTGAGGCAGAGCCGCTAGAAGGTCGAATGGTTCTAGAAGTTCATCCTAACGTAGCATTTGCTATGGTTGATCGTTTACTTGGCGGCACCGGCGTAGCTCCTTCGAAGATCAGTGCGCTGACAGAGATCGAGACGATGGTGATGGAACGGATTTTTAGCAGAGCCTTTGATAGTCTACAAGAAGCTTGGAAGACGGTCATCGACATTGCACCGAGACTAGAAGCACTTGAGACAAACCCGCAATTTATGCAAATTGTTTCGCCGAACGAGACGATTGCCTTAATTTCGTTAAGCACCAAAATCGGCGATACGACAGGGATGATTAATCTATGTATCCCGCACGTCGTCATCGAGCCGATCATGTCTAGATTGTCGGTTCACCACTGGTTCGTCTCTCAGAAGAAATCGAGAGCTCCGGAAGAAGTCGAAGTGCTTCGTCAACGGGTGAACAAAGCGAAATTGCCGCTGATTGCTGAGCTTGGTAATTCACAGATATCCATACGCGAATTTTTAAGTTTATCGGTGGGTGATGTTATAACGTTAGAGAAAAAAGTTGAAGAAGGCCTATCGATCCGCGTCGGAGAGAAATTGAAATTTCTTGGCAGTCCGGGTGTCGTTAAAGATCGCGTGGCGATTCAAATTGATGAAATTGTGAGCGAAGGGGTTGAAGAATTTGACGAGTAA
- the fliY gene encoding flagellar motor switch phosphatase FliY — translation MTSKDYLSQEEIDALLNQSSASYTDEGSKSEISINDYLTALEQDALGEIGNITFGSAATALSTLLGKKVDITTPQVSIISRENFSSEFPKPHVAVHVTYVDGFEGINSLVIHTRDAQVIANLMLGGDGQITEDEELNDIHISAVQEAMNQMMGSSATSMSTIFNRFVNISPPGIDILNIESGRGVQKLPTEDYLVKVSFRLIIGDLIDSTIMQLLSISFAKELVASLLGEAAAEPEAPAPTPVANESVAANEQAAAAMHMNPNAGFSAVDPTIGYEPTNAPSMPYAEQQAQQPMMHQQPMYGQPMYAQPQAYQQHGYGAPMGQPSMLGNGANRNVQQVQFASFQNTPYLQTEETNLNLLLDIPLKVTVELGRTQKQIKEILELSQGSIIELDKLAGEPVDILVNNKLIAKGEVVVIDENFGVRVTDIVSQWDRIQKLQ, via the coding sequence TTGACGAGTAAAGACTATTTATCTCAAGAGGAAATTGATGCTCTATTGAATCAATCCTCCGCATCATATACAGATGAGGGTTCGAAGTCTGAAATATCCATCAATGATTATTTAACCGCACTGGAACAAGATGCTCTGGGGGAAATTGGTAATATTACGTTTGGAAGTGCAGCCACTGCGCTGTCCACACTTCTTGGGAAAAAAGTCGACATTACGACCCCCCAAGTATCTATCATTTCACGCGAAAATTTCAGCAGTGAGTTCCCAAAACCGCATGTGGCTGTACATGTTACCTATGTTGATGGGTTTGAGGGTATCAATTCGCTGGTTATACATACGAGAGATGCACAAGTCATCGCGAATTTGATGCTTGGTGGAGATGGTCAGATTACGGAAGATGAAGAGCTGAACGATATCCATATTAGCGCTGTACAGGAAGCCATGAATCAAATGATGGGGTCCTCTGCAACGTCGATGTCGACGATCTTCAATCGGTTCGTCAATATCTCGCCTCCAGGGATTGATATTCTCAATATTGAGAGTGGCAGAGGAGTTCAGAAGCTGCCTACAGAAGATTATTTGGTGAAAGTATCGTTCCGCTTAATTATCGGCGATTTAATTGACTCGACAATTATGCAGTTACTTTCGATTTCTTTTGCCAAAGAATTAGTGGCATCGCTACTAGGTGAAGCAGCAGCTGAACCTGAAGCACCAGCGCCTACGCCGGTCGCCAATGAGTCTGTGGCTGCGAATGAGCAGGCAGCAGCTGCCATGCACATGAACCCGAATGCAGGATTCAGCGCAGTTGATCCTACGATTGGTTATGAGCCTACCAACGCACCGTCCATGCCATATGCAGAGCAGCAAGCGCAACAGCCTATGATGCATCAGCAGCCGATGTATGGCCAACCGATGTATGCACAGCCTCAAGCCTATCAACAGCACGGTTATGGCGCACCAATGGGGCAACCTTCGATGCTTGGAAATGGCGCGAATCGAAATGTGCAACAAGTTCAATTTGCTAGTTTTCAGAATACTCCTTATTTACAGACAGAGGAAACTAATCTAAATTTATTATTAGACATTCCGCTGAAAGTGACTGTAGAATTAGGTAGAACCCAGAAGCAAATTAAGGAAATTCTCGAATTATCGCAAGGATCGATTATTGAATTGGACAAGCTCGCAGGGGAACCTGTCGATATATTGGTGAACAACAAGTTAATTGCCAAAGGTGAAGTTGTCGTAATCGATGAGAATTTTGGGGTTCGTGTCACAGATATCGTAAGTCAATGGGATCGTATTCAAAAACTACAATAA
- a CDS encoding response regulator: MSNRILVVDDAAFMRMMIRDILTKNGYEVVGEAQDGAQAIEKFKEFKPDLVTMDITMPEMDGISALKEIKKLDGSAKVIMCSAMGQQAMVIDAIQAGAKDFIVKPFQADRVIEAIKKTLGS, from the coding sequence ATGTCAAACCGTATTTTAGTCGTAGATGACGCAGCTTTTATGAGAATGATGATTCGTGACATTCTGACGAAGAATGGGTATGAAGTTGTAGGGGAAGCACAAGATGGTGCTCAAGCGATCGAGAAGTTCAAAGAGTTCAAGCCGGACCTCGTAACCATGGATATTACGATGCCTGAGATGGATGGCATCTCTGCGTTGAAAGAAATCAAGAAATTGGATGGTTCCGCAAAAGTCATCATGTGTTCCGCGATGGGACAACAAGCGATGGTTATCGATGCGATTCAAGCGGGTGCCAAAGACTTTATCGTCAAACCATTCCAAGCGGATCGTGTAATTGAAGCGATTAAGAAAACGTTAGGATCCTAA
- a CDS encoding flagellar biosynthetic protein FliO → MISFLALESDTGNNLSYSGAVMNIIWVLIVLVIIIFLIVFVIRFLGQKNRNWSRNQAIRTLGAIGLAQNKSMQVVEIGDSIYIIGVGEDIRLIDKVSDPDEVAVILASFEQNQTRQGQDIAPILSNLMKKFRKSEDSAPLSQEELNTSFHEVFQSKLNRVTSRKQKVEELLQDENNSDRLMDK, encoded by the coding sequence ATGATTTCGTTCCTAGCCCTAGAATCAGACACAGGTAATAATTTGAGCTACTCAGGTGCGGTGATGAATATCATCTGGGTGCTCATCGTTCTCGTAATCATTATCTTTCTAATCGTGTTTGTCATTCGATTCCTAGGACAGAAGAACCGCAACTGGAGCCGAAACCAAGCGATTCGTACGCTTGGGGCGATCGGGCTTGCGCAGAACAAATCGATGCAAGTAGTAGAGATCGGGGATTCGATCTACATTATCGGTGTTGGCGAAGATATACGTCTCATCGATAAGGTGTCGGATCCTGATGAGGTTGCGGTTATTCTTGCTTCCTTTGAGCAGAATCAAACCAGACAAGGGCAAGATATCGCTCCCATTCTCTCGAACTTGATGAAGAAATTTCGTAAATCGGAGGATTCGGCGCCCCTCTCACAAGAGGAACTGAATACCTCCTTTCATGAAGTGTTCCAGAGCAAGTTAAACCGAGTGACAAGCCGGAAGCAGAAGGTAGAGGAATTGCTTCAGGACGAAAATAATTCAGATCGGTTGATGGACAAATGA
- the fliP gene encoding flagellar type III secretion system pore protein FliP (The bacterial flagellar biogenesis protein FliP forms a type III secretion system (T3SS)-type pore required for flagellar assembly.), with the protein MNKKVLVCLTVVLFLASLMVVQSAFAADPIPNINFQIGDGGDKPGTSSLSLLLIITILSVAPAILLLMTSFTRIVIVLGFVRTSLGTQQMPPNQVLIGLALFMTLFVMSPTLSDVNKVALQPYLNGQISQTQALEKAAVPMKKFMFKQTREKDLLLFMKYTKTEKPKSYEDIPISVLVPAFAISELKTAMQMGFMIFIPFLVIDMVVASTLMAMGMMMLPPVMISLPFKILLFILVDGWYLVVKSLLTSFGT; encoded by the coding sequence ATGAACAAAAAAGTATTGGTATGCTTAACCGTTGTATTGTTCTTGGCATCGCTGATGGTAGTACAATCCGCTTTTGCGGCTGACCCCATTCCGAATATTAATTTCCAAATCGGGGATGGTGGGGACAAGCCAGGTACGAGTTCGTTGTCATTATTGCTAATTATCACGATTTTAAGTGTTGCGCCTGCGATATTGCTTCTTATGACGAGCTTTACACGCATTGTCATCGTACTTGGGTTCGTACGAACCTCCCTTGGGACTCAGCAGATGCCTCCCAATCAAGTGTTAATAGGTCTAGCCTTATTCATGACATTATTCGTCATGTCTCCTACCCTCTCAGATGTGAACAAAGTTGCTTTGCAGCCCTATTTGAATGGACAAATCTCACAGACGCAGGCTCTAGAAAAGGCCGCAGTTCCAATGAAGAAGTTCATGTTCAAACAGACGAGGGAGAAGGATTTATTACTATTCATGAAGTACACGAAGACAGAGAAACCGAAGAGTTATGAAGACATTCCGATTTCTGTACTCGTGCCCGCATTTGCGATCAGTGAGCTCAAGACCGCGATGCAGATGGGTTTTATGATCTTTATCCCATTTCTAGTCATTGATATGGTCGTCGCGAGTACGCTTATGGCCATGGGGATGATGATGCTTCCACCGGTCATGATCTCATTACCTTTCAAAATATTATTGTTTATACTGGTCGATGGTTGGTATCTCGTTGTGAAGTCATTGTTAACGAGCTTTGGCACATAA
- the fliQ gene encoding flagellar biosynthesis protein FliQ, translating to MTTDFIIGLAGQAVFTVLKVSAPMLVLGLLVGLIISIFQATTQIQEQTLAFVPKIVAVMLALLLFGPWLLTTMIDFTHNILDNLNQFIG from the coding sequence ATGACCACGGATTTTATTATCGGCCTTGCCGGTCAAGCCGTTTTCACGGTTTTGAAGGTTAGTGCTCCAATGCTTGTGCTAGGATTGCTGGTTGGACTTATAATTAGTATTTTTCAAGCGACGACTCAGATCCAAGAGCAGACACTTGCTTTTGTTCCTAAGATCGTTGCGGTAATGCTTGCCCTTCTCCTTTTTGGACCTTGGCTCTTAACAACCATGATTGATTTCACGCACAATATTTTGGACAATTTAAATCAATTTATCGGGTAG
- the fliR gene encoding flagellar biosynthetic protein FliR, with the protein MDFIQEALPVFLLIFCRISAFFVIAPVFSSRNVPNQFKIGLSFFVALIIYLSYGLSQRVPFDTHYILLVMREVLVGLLIGYCAVLFMAVINTAASFIDMQIGFAMANVIDPLSGQSSPIMGGFKYAVAVLLFLIMNGHHYMLDAMFKSYEWIPLSNALFQRIYDGSVSTFLITTFSNSFLLAFQLAAPIVVALFLTDVGLGFLARTAPQFNVFVIGIPLKIIVGLAILLLVIPGLAYLFQQLFATMFDSMEQLIQLIGRTGAAT; encoded by the coding sequence ATGGATTTTATACAAGAGGCTCTCCCTGTTTTTTTGCTAATTTTTTGTCGGATTTCAGCGTTTTTTGTAATAGCGCCTGTCTTTTCATCACGAAATGTGCCGAATCAGTTTAAGATCGGTTTATCCTTTTTCGTCGCATTGATTATTTACTTAAGTTATGGCTTAAGCCAACGGGTGCCATTCGATACCCACTACATATTGCTAGTTATGAGAGAAGTACTTGTTGGATTACTTATTGGTTATTGCGCGGTTTTGTTCATGGCGGTTATTAATACGGCGGCGAGTTTTATTGATATGCAGATTGGGTTCGCGATGGCGAATGTGATCGATCCGTTATCTGGTCAATCCTCACCGATCATGGGGGGATTCAAATATGCCGTTGCCGTGCTGTTATTCCTGATCATGAACGGACACCATTATATGCTCGATGCGATGTTCAAGAGTTATGAATGGATCCCGTTATCCAATGCATTATTCCAGCGAATCTATGATGGGAGTGTCTCGACGTTCCTGATCACGACATTTTCGAACTCGTTCTTGCTTGCATTCCAGTTAGCGGCGCCGATCGTGGTTGCATTATTCTTAACCGATGTTGGGCTCGGATTCCTTGCTCGAACTGCACCGCAATTTAACGTGTTTGTCATTGGGATTCCACTCAAGATTATTGTGGGCTTGGCGATTCTATTGCTCGTCATTCCAGGACTTGCGTATTTGTTCCAACAGCTTTTCGCTACAATGTTCGATTCAATGGAGCAATTAATTCAATTGATTGGTCGTACAGGTGCTGCAACGTGA